TCGAGTGCACCGAGCCCGGCGGGACCTGCTTCTGCGTGTCGATGGGCACCGGCCCGGCCGCCGGCCCCGGCCACGACCTGGTGCTGACCGAGGTGGCCGACGCAGGTGACCACCGGTTCTGGATCCGCAGCGGCAGCCCGGAGGGCGCGGAGATCCTCGCCGAACTGCCACTGCGGCCCGCGGACCCGGGAACGGTCGACGCGGCACGGCAGGGCGTGGCGACCGCCGCCGACCGGATGGGCCGCAGCATGCCGGAGGTGGACCTGCACCGGCTGATGGCCGGAACGCTGGACGCCCCGCGCTGGAACGAGGTCGCCGAGCGCTGCCTGACCTGCGGGAACTGCACCATGGTCTGCCCGACCTGCTTCTGCACCACCACCCAGGACGTCACCGACCTCACCGGCGACCACGCCGAGCGGTGGCGGGTGTGGGACTCGTGCTTCGACCTCGACCACTCGTATCTGCACGGCGGACCGGTGCGCCCCTCCGCACCGAGCCGCTACCGGCAGTGGCTCACCCACAAGCTCGGCACCTGGTGGGACCAGTTCGGTTCCTCGGGCTGCGTGGGGTGCGGACGGTGCATCGTCTGGTGCCCGGTCGCGATCGACATCACCGAGGAGGCGGCGGCCCTGCACGACTGGGCCGGCCGGCGGGACGCGGACGACGGGGACGGACGGCCGTGACGGAACCCCAGCGACTGCTGGACGGCCTGCCGGACGCCCACCGGGAGCGCCTGCTCGCGCTCGCCCGCGACCGGGAGTTCCCCGCCGGCACTCGGATGTTCGACGAGGGCGAGCCTGCCGACCGGTTCTGGCTGCTGCGTTCCGGCGAGGTCGCCCTCGACCTCTACGTGCCCGGGCGCCTTCCTCCGGTGGTCGAGACCGTG
This genomic window from Streptomyces sp. TLI_235 contains:
- a CDS encoding 4Fe-4S dicluster protein, encoding MTTGGGSPDVSAESWVIGTDGLAALVDVLLTRGFTVVGPTVRDGAIVLDELVSAGQLPYGWGVELEAGSYRLRERADRAAFANAAGPQSWKSYLHPARVRQWRADRATGRPAFETDEPAPHRFAFLGVRPCDLRAIAVQDRVMVGGRHRDPVYEGRRTGAFLIAVECTEPGGTCFCVSMGTGPAAGPGHDLVLTEVADAGDHRFWIRSGSPEGAEILAELPLRPADPGTVDAARQGVATAADRMGRSMPEVDLHRLMAGTLDAPRWNEVAERCLTCGNCTMVCPTCFCTTTQDVTDLTGDHAERWRVWDSCFDLDHSYLHGGPVRPSAPSRYRQWLTHKLGTWWDQFGSSGCVGCGRCIVWCPVAIDITEEAAALHDWAGRRDADDGDGRP